In a genomic window of Streptomyces sp. NBC_01231:
- a CDS encoding glycogen debranching protein translates to MCVALPGLAISTEQGQLTGQGLEGFYRAGRRTLSRCQVRVAGREPIAVQGRTIAADRARFVGALRASPGSGPDPDVVVERIRHADGRERITLHSAASRPLRLPVEVALGTDLADLGMIASGRAGPELPASVHDSGLRWSGTGASASVTADPPPTDALASAGLLRWEFEVLPGNTVTVELRVQMDGAGPVRAVGRAATSPLAPARAIGDHPGVQALLHTSIEDLQALLLRDPAHPADTHLAAGVPWRCGMAPAEALAAARMTLPLGTRLAVGTLRTLARTQLLAPGPGAGMIPGPRRDAGPHLPPTCTGTEATLLFPVLLAEARCWGLSQQETAELLPAGERCLAWLRTSLGDGTYLSDPYSAGPVRCETQAHAHRAALLGADLLDACGRPGGDGLRQWARQLRVAFRAEFWLEDRSGGRPAAARAPDGRFVTQLGAAAAQLLDTGLLGGGRYAPGLLDRVQTEQLARLLGSPPLDSGWGLRGLGVKERGYNPFGHRAGAVRVQETAIAVAGLAAAGYEKESTSLLKGVLEAAETFGHRLPEMYAGEQRTDGSAPLPHVAACRPSATAAAAGVLLVTTLAGIRPDVPGSTVTLRPVRSAPLGELGLTGLRVAGAPFSVRVSRLGLAMVEEAAEGLQLGV, encoded by the coding sequence ATCTGCGTCGCGCTCCCCGGCCTCGCCATCTCCACGGAGCAGGGCCAGCTGACCGGTCAAGGACTGGAGGGGTTCTACCGCGCGGGCCGACGCACGCTCTCGCGCTGCCAGGTCCGCGTCGCCGGACGCGAACCGATCGCGGTCCAGGGTCGGACCATCGCGGCGGACCGTGCACGCTTTGTAGGGGCCCTTCGCGCGTCCCCCGGTAGCGGCCCGGACCCGGACGTCGTGGTCGAACGCATCCGCCATGCGGACGGTAGGGAACGCATCACCCTCCACAGCGCGGCCTCGCGCCCACTGCGGCTGCCGGTGGAGGTCGCCCTGGGCACCGACCTGGCGGACCTGGGAATGATCGCCTCCGGCCGCGCAGGACCCGAACTGCCTGCCAGCGTCCACGACTCGGGCTTGCGATGGTCCGGCACCGGGGCCAGCGCCTCGGTCACGGCCGACCCGCCGCCCACCGACGCCCTGGCCTCCGCAGGGCTGCTGCGCTGGGAGTTCGAAGTATTACCAGGCAACACAGTGACCGTGGAACTGCGCGTACAGATGGATGGCGCAGGGCCCGTTCGGGCTGTGGGACGCGCGGCGACGAGCCCCTTGGCACCAGCACGGGCGATCGGCGACCACCCCGGCGTCCAGGCGCTGCTGCACACGAGCATCGAGGACCTCCAGGCCCTGCTGCTGCGCGACCCGGCGCACCCGGCCGACACACATCTGGCGGCCGGCGTGCCCTGGCGCTGCGGCATGGCACCGGCCGAGGCACTCGCCGCCGCTCGGATGACGCTGCCCTTGGGGACCCGACTCGCGGTGGGCACGCTGCGCACTCTCGCACGCACACAACTCCTGGCCCCTGGCCCAGGGGCGGGCATGATCCCCGGCCCTCGTCGGGATGCCGGGCCGCATCTGCCGCCGACCTGTACGGGCACGGAAGCGACCCTGCTGTTCCCGGTGTTGCTCGCGGAAGCCCGCTGCTGGGGTCTTTCGCAGCAGGAGACGGCGGAGCTGCTGCCGGCGGGCGAGCGCTGTCTTGCCTGGCTGCGCACCAGTCTGGGCGACGGAACGTATCTGAGCGATCCGTACTCCGCAGGCCCTGTCCGCTGCGAGACACAGGCCCACGCCCACCGTGCGGCACTCCTCGGCGCCGACCTGCTCGATGCGTGCGGCCGACCGGGCGGCGACGGGTTGCGGCAGTGGGCGAGGCAGCTGCGGGTGGCCTTCCGTGCGGAGTTCTGGCTCGAGGACCGCAGCGGCGGTCGGCCCGCGGCGGCCCGTGCCCCGGACGGGCGCTTCGTGACGCAGTTGGGTGCCGCGGCTGCTCAGCTTCTCGACACCGGACTGCTGGGGGGAGGCCGGTATGCGCCGGGGCTGCTCGACCGGGTGCAGACCGAACAGCTCGCCCGACTGCTCGGTAGCCCACCGCTGGACTCCGGCTGGGGTCTGCGAGGGCTTGGCGTGAAGGAAAGGGGTTATAACCCGTTCGGACACCGTGCCGGTGCTGTTCGGGTTCAGGAGACGGCGATCGCCGTGGCGGGCCTGGCCGCCGCAGGCTACGAGAAGGAGAGCACGTCGCTGTTGAAGGGGGTCTTGGAGGCAGCCGAGACCTTCGGCCACCGGCTGCCCGAGATGTACGCGGGGGAGCAGCGCACCGATGGCAGCGCCCCGCTTCCCCATGTTGCGGCCTGCCGTCCCTCGGCCACGGCAGCGGCCGCCGGAGTTCTGTTGGTGACGACCCTCGCGGGCATCCGTCCCGACGTCCCGGGCAGTACGGTCACGCTGCGGCCGGTGCGCAGCGCCCCACTCGGCGAGCTCGGACTGACCGGACTGAGGGTCGCGGGCGCCCCCTTCTCGGTACGCGTCAGCCGACTCGGGCTCGCCATGGTCGAGGAGGCGGCCGAGGGATTGCAACTGGGCGTGTGA
- a CDS encoding NUDIX hydrolase — protein MPYDPSAFPPFAVTVDLVVLTVRRHALCALAVRRGEPPFQGRWALPGGFVRADEDLAQAAARELAEETGLRAHDPSVPVQDNGAHLEQLATYGDPKRDPRMRVVSVAHLALAPDLPPPRAGGDASNARWAPVEELLQQNGYGRDGEPIVPLAFDHAQILADGVERARSKIEYSSLATAFCTPEFTVGELRRVYEAVWGVALDPRNFHRKVTGTPGFLVPTGGTTTRQGGRPAQLFRAGGATLLNPPMLRPEV, from the coding sequence ATGCCCTACGACCCGTCAGCCTTCCCGCCCTTTGCCGTCACCGTGGACCTGGTCGTGCTGACCGTGCGCCGTCACGCCCTGTGCGCGCTGGCGGTGCGTAGGGGCGAACCGCCGTTCCAGGGGCGTTGGGCGCTCCCCGGCGGCTTCGTACGGGCCGACGAGGACCTGGCACAGGCAGCGGCACGCGAACTGGCCGAGGAGACCGGACTGCGCGCCCACGACCCGTCCGTCCCCGTTCAGGACAACGGGGCCCATCTGGAACAGCTCGCGACGTATGGCGACCCCAAGCGCGACCCCCGGATGCGCGTGGTCAGTGTCGCCCACCTCGCTCTCGCTCCCGACCTGCCCCCTCCCCGGGCGGGCGGCGACGCCAGCAACGCGCGCTGGGCACCCGTCGAAGAGCTGTTGCAGCAGAACGGTTACGGCCGCGACGGCGAACCGATCGTTCCGCTCGCCTTCGACCATGCCCAGATCCTGGCGGACGGCGTGGAACGGGCGCGCTCAAAGATCGAATACTCGTCGCTGGCCACCGCCTTCTGCACACCCGAGTTCACCGTCGGGGAGCTGCGCCGCGTCTACGAGGCGGTGTGGGGCGTGGCGCTCGACCCGCGCAATTTCCACCGCAAGGTGACCGGCACACCCGGCTTCCTCGTGCCCACCGGGGGTACGACCACCCGCCAGGGCGGACGCCCCGCCCAACTCTTCCGCGCCGGCGGAGCCACTCTGCTCAACCCTCCGATGCTGCGCCCCGAGGTGTGA
- a CDS encoding ABC transporter ATP-binding protein translates to MIQAFGLTSNTRRDLPPAVDDLSFEARAGRVTALLGAPGSGKTTALRLMLELQQGRGITYFRGRPLHRIAHPSLEVGVLLGDVPGHPARTVRGHLRMLCAAAGVPARRADEVLEAVGLVSLRDERLGTLSRGMDRRLGLACALLPDPHTLLLDEPADGLSSRECHWLHGMLRAHAAQGGTVLLTTADPKEAARAADRVVTLDKGRFVADQDVHDFARTRLRPRVAVRTPHAARLAALITKEARTAQRSVEVVREEGNRLSVYGSTCADVGETAFRHGVLVHQLADEVGDMGPEAACPSETEQGPAEAQPRAAAPESAETDVPHDVEPSVGTSERERRVKGTAPSAEALRSVDPLSPLPPPISVRSAPSPLRPLRYELRRAAGVGTEFLTAAAVLVASALTAVFLARVGHTPQPRLLAAWPRELPLPPAALGAGLLGSLAFGDEFRHPALAADRGTVPRRLGLLAAKLVVSAATALLLAFLTVGCDVEVLYLVYGRELAEVPADWPALSASWIGLVVGCAWAGVLAAGIFRSTTAGLAALVAVPVVVVPLVQKVFEGPSVRAAAGFPVRLREVFLLQWPFGGERYLEVAARVIVQPVGSALTLSLTALLCAYLLTSLRGRVR, encoded by the coding sequence GTGATCCAGGCCTTCGGACTGACCAGCAACACCCGCAGGGACCTTCCGCCCGCTGTCGACGACCTCTCCTTCGAGGCGCGCGCAGGCCGTGTCACCGCACTCCTCGGAGCCCCTGGCTCGGGCAAGACGACCGCGCTCAGGCTGATGCTCGAACTGCAACAGGGCCGTGGCATCACCTACTTCAGAGGCCGCCCTCTGCACCGCATCGCCCACCCGTCGCTTGAAGTCGGTGTGTTGCTGGGCGATGTGCCAGGTCATCCCGCCCGTACCGTACGGGGACATCTGCGCATGCTGTGCGCCGCGGCGGGCGTACCAGCGCGGCGCGCTGACGAAGTCCTCGAAGCAGTGGGCCTCGTCAGTCTGCGCGACGAACGCCTCGGCACCCTGTCGCGCGGCATGGACCGCCGCCTCGGTCTGGCCTGCGCGCTGCTTCCGGACCCCCACACGCTCCTGCTCGACGAGCCCGCCGACGGCCTTTCCAGCCGCGAGTGCCACTGGCTCCACGGCATGCTGCGGGCCCACGCAGCCCAGGGCGGCACGGTCCTGCTCACCACTGCCGACCCCAAGGAAGCCGCGCGCGCCGCCGACCGCGTGGTCACCCTGGACAAGGGCAGGTTCGTCGCCGACCAGGACGTGCACGACTTTGCTCGCACGCGACTACGCCCCCGCGTCGCCGTCCGAACCCCGCACGCCGCCCGCCTCGCGGCGCTGATCACCAAGGAGGCCCGTACCGCCCAGCGCTCCGTCGAGGTCGTTCGGGAGGAAGGCAATCGCCTCTCCGTGTACGGCAGTACCTGCGCCGACGTCGGCGAGACCGCGTTCCGCCACGGAGTGCTCGTTCATCAACTTGCCGACGAGGTCGGAGACATGGGTCCTGAAGCAGCGTGCCCATCGGAGACCGAGCAGGGGCCCGCAGAGGCGCAGCCACGTGCCGCGGCACCGGAATCCGCCGAAACTGACGTGCCCCACGACGTCGAGCCGTCCGTCGGCACGAGCGAGCGAGAGCGGCGGGTGAAGGGGACCGCGCCCTCTGCCGAGGCGCTCCGGTCCGTCGATCCACTGTCGCCCCTCCCACCCCCCATTTCGGTCCGCTCCGCACCCAGTCCACTTCGGCCGCTGCGCTATGAGCTGCGACGAGCGGCCGGAGTGGGCACTGAGTTCCTCACCGCGGCCGCCGTCCTCGTCGCCTCCGCCCTCACCGCCGTCTTCCTGGCCCGTGTGGGACACACGCCTCAACCACGCCTGCTGGCCGCGTGGCCGCGGGAACTGCCCCTGCCGCCCGCGGCCCTCGGGGCAGGTCTGCTCGGGTCACTCGCCTTCGGCGACGAGTTCCGCCACCCCGCCCTGGCGGCGGACCGCGGCACCGTGCCCCGCCGACTCGGGCTGCTCGCCGCCAAACTCGTCGTCAGCGCGGCCACCGCGCTCCTGCTGGCCTTCCTGACGGTGGGCTGCGACGTCGAGGTTCTCTATCTCGTCTACGGACGGGAACTGGCGGAGGTTCCCGCCGACTGGCCCGCCCTGAGCGCCAGTTGGATCGGGCTGGTGGTCGGCTGCGCCTGGGCGGGCGTGCTGGCCGCGGGGATCTTCCGGTCAACCACGGCCGGGCTCGCCGCCTTGGTGGCGGTACCCGTCGTCGTCGTGCCGCTCGTACAAAAGGTCTTCGAAGGACCGTCCGTGCGGGCTGCGGCTGGGTTTCCCGTACGGCTGCGCGAGGTGTTCCTGCTGCAGTGGCCCTTCGGTGGAGAGCGCTATCTCGAGGTCGCCGCACGCGTGATCGTCCAACCCGTCGGCAGTGCACTGACGTTGTCGCTCACCGCCCTGCTCTGTGCATATCTGCTCACCAGCCTGCGCGGCAGGGTTCGCTGA
- a CDS encoding FCD domain-containing protein, with product MSTLAHTMMTAARSADSGLAGPGELDRYPYAEAATAGRVGIPSWDSADPELGRVGRRAAGSRGRGLHGQLVQQLGQMIVSGDLGADRPLVPEEIGQRFEVSRTVVRESLRVLEAKGLVSARPNVGTRVRPVSDWNLLDPDIIEWRAFGPQRDDQRRELSELRWTIEPLAARLAAGHGREDVQQRLTDMIEIMGHAMAQGDALTFSRADAEFHSLLIQIAGNRMLEHLSGIVSAALQVSGSPVTGCDRPNEASLAHHARIVDALAAGDGAAAETAMRQLLTVHPEVERVVPAPREH from the coding sequence GTGAGTACCCTTGCGCACACCATGATGACCGCCGCCCGCTCCGCAGACTCCGGCCTCGCCGGCCCGGGCGAACTCGACCGCTATCCCTACGCGGAGGCAGCCACCGCCGGCCGTGTCGGAATCCCCTCGTGGGACAGCGCGGACCCGGAGCTGGGCCGGGTGGGCCGACGTGCCGCCGGCAGCCGCGGACGCGGACTGCACGGCCAACTCGTCCAACAGCTCGGCCAGATGATCGTTTCCGGTGATCTGGGCGCCGACCGTCCGCTGGTGCCCGAGGAGATCGGCCAGCGTTTTGAGGTGTCCCGCACCGTCGTCCGTGAGTCGCTCCGCGTCCTGGAGGCCAAGGGCCTGGTCAGTGCGCGCCCGAACGTCGGCACGCGCGTGCGCCCCGTCAGTGACTGGAACCTCCTCGATCCGGACATCATCGAATGGCGGGCCTTCGGGCCGCAGCGCGACGACCAGCGCCGCGAGCTGAGCGAACTGCGCTGGACGATCGAACCGCTCGCCGCCCGGCTGGCCGCGGGGCACGGGCGTGAGGACGTCCAGCAACGGCTCACCGACATGATCGAGATCATGGGCCACGCCATGGCGCAGGGCGACGCGCTCACGTTCTCCCGTGCGGACGCGGAGTTCCACTCCCTGCTCATCCAGATCGCCGGCAACCGCATGCTGGAGCACCTTTCAGGGATCGTGTCGGCCGCCCTTCAGGTCTCCGGCAGTCCCGTCACCGGTTGTGACCGGCCGAACGAGGCCTCTCTGGCGCACCACGCTCGGATCGTCGACGCGCTGGCCGCCGGCGACGGCGCGGCGGCCGAGACGGCCATGCGGCAACTGCTCACCGTCCACCCCGAGGTGGAGCGCGTGGTGCCCGCGCCGCGCGAGCACTGA